The stretch of DNA GTAGCTGGCCGCACCACTGCTGGCGTTCCAGCTCAGCACGGGGTTCACCGGCTGGCCGGTCGCTCCACTGGCCGGCGTGGTTTTGCCAAACGCGCCCGGAGGCAGTGCCGACGTGGTGAAGCTCCAGAAGGTGGCCGAGTTGCCTTCGGCGTAGGTCGTCCCACCGGGATTGATCGCTCGCACATGCCAGTAGTGCGCCGTGCCGGCCGCGAGGCCGCTCAGGCCAACGCTCGTGTTCGTCGCGGTGGAGACCCAAGTCGTGCACGCACTGTCGTTCGTCGTATCGATGCAGTACTCGTAACTCGCTGCGCCCGTGCTCGTGCCCCAGCTTAGCGTCGGGCTCGTGGACTGGCCTGTCGCGCTATTGGAGGGGCTCGTGTGACCAAACGCCCCTGGGGCCGCCACCTGAGTGGTGAAGCTCCAGAAGGTGGCGGAGTTCCCTTCGGCGTAGGTGGTGCCGCCGGGGTTGATTGCCCGAACGTGCCAGTAGTGCGGCGTCCCCGCCGCGAGGCCGCTGAGGCCAACGCTCGTGCTTGTGGCGGTCGAGACCCAGGTCGTGCAAGCACTGTCGTTCGTCGTATCGATGCAGTACTCGTAACTCGCCGCGCCCGTGCTCGTGCCCCAGCTTAGCGTCGGGCTCGTCGACTGCCCTGTCGCGCTATTCGCCGGGCTCGTGTGAGTGAAGGCTCCCGGCGCCGCTACCTGCGTCGTGAAGCTCCAGAACGTCGCGGAGTTTCCTTCGGCGTACGTGGTGCCGCCGGGATTAATCGCCCGCGCGTGCCAGTAGTGCGCGGTGCCGGCCGGCAGACCGCTCAGGCCCACACTGGTGTTGGTGCCGGTCGAGATCCAGGTGGTGCAGGCACTGTCGTTCGTCGTATCGATGCAGTACTCGTAACTCGCTGCGCCCGTGCTCGTGCCCCACGAGAGCGTCGGGCTCGTCGACTGCCCCGTCGCACCGTTCGCGGGGCTCGTATGGCTGAACGCCCCGGGCGCTCCGACCTGGGTCGTGAAGCTCCAGAAGGTGTTGAGGTTGCCGTCGGCATAAATAGTGCCGCTGCCATTGATGGCCCGCACCTGCCAGTAATACGCCGTACCGCCGCCCAGACCACTGAGTCCGACGCTTGCGGTCGCGCCGGTTGAAATCCAACTCGTGTCGCATGCGCTGTTGTTATTGGTGTCGAGGCAGTACTCGTAGCTCACCGCGCCGGCGCTCGCACCCCAACTCAACGTCGGGTTCGTCGCCTGGCCCGTTGCACCGTTCGCCGGGCTCGTGTGACCGAAGGCAGCCGGCACGGCCAACGTGGTGAAGTTCCAGAACGTGGCAGCGTTCGCCTCTGCATAGGTGGTGCCGCCGGGATTAATCGCTCGCACGTGCCAGTAGTGCGCCGTGCCGGCAGGCAAGCCGCTCAGGCCCACGCTCGTGTTTGTACCCGTTGACGTCCAGGACGCATCACAGGCGCTGTTGTTGACCGTATCGATGCAGTATTCGTAACTCGCAGCACCACTGCTCGTACCCCACGCGAGCGTCGGACTCGTGGATTGCCCTATCGCACCATTCGACGGACTCGTATGTGTGAACGCTCCCGGGGCGGCCACCTGCGTCGTGAAATTCCAGAACGTGGAGGTGCTCCCCTCGGCGTACGTCGTCCCACCAGGATTGATCGCCCGCACATGCCAGTAGTGCGCCGTCCCAACCGCAAGGCCGCTCAGGCCCACGCTGGTGTTGGTGCCGGTCGAGACCCAGGTCGTGCAAGCACTGTCGTTCGTCGTGTCGATGCAGTACTCGTAACTCGCAGCGCCGGTGCTCGCGCCCCAGCTCAGCGTCGGGCTCGTGGACTGCGCGGTGGCGCCATTCGCCGGACTTGTGTGACTGAACGCACCCGGTGCTGCCACCTGCGTCGTGAAGCTCCAGAACGTGGCAGAGTTCGCCTCTGCATAGGTGGTGCCGCCGGGATTAATCGCTCGCACGTGCCAGTAGTGCGGCGTCCCCGCCGCGAGGCCGCTGAGGCCAACGCTCGTGCTTGTGGCGGTCGAGACCCAGGTCGTGCAGGCACTGTCGTTCGTCGTGTCGATGCAGTACTCGTAACTGGCCGCGCCAGTGCTCGTGCCCCAGCTTAGCGTCGGGCTCGTGGACTGGCCCGTCGCGCTGTTGGAGGGGCTCGTGTGACCAAACGCCCCTGGGGCCGCCACCTGCGTGGTGAAGCTCCAGAAGGTGGCGGAGTTCCCTTCGGCGTAGGTCGTCCCGCCGGGGTTGATCGCGCGCACGTGCCAGTAATGCGCCGTGCCGGCTGCGAGGCCACTCATGCCAACGCTCGTGTTCGTGCCGGTCGAGAACCAGGTCGTGCAGGCACTGTCGTTCGTCGTGTCGACGCAGTACTCGTAACTCGCAGCACCGGCGCTCGTGCCCCAGCTCAGCGTCGGGCTCGTGGACTGGCCCGTCGCGCTATTGGAGGGGCTCGTGTGACTAAACGCCCCTGGGGCCGCCACCTGCGTGGTGAAGCTCCAGAAGGTGGCGGAGTTCCCTTCCGCGTAGGTGGTCCCGCCAGGATTGATCGCACGCACATGCCAGTAGTGCGCCGTCCCCGCCGGCAACCCGCTCAGGCCGACGCTGGTGTTCGTCCCCGTCGACGTCCAGGACGCATCACAGGCGCTGTTGTTGACCGTATCGATGCAGTATTCGTAACTCGCGGCCCCACTGCTCGCGCCCCACGACAGCGTCGGGCTCGTCGACTGCCCCGTCGCCCCATTTGCCGGACTCGTGTGGCTGAACGCACCGGGTGCAGCCACCTGCGTCGTGAAGCTCCAGAAGGTGGCGGAGTTCCCTTCCGCGTAGGTGGTACCGCCAGGATTGATCGCACGCACATGCCAGTAGTGCGCCGTCCCCGCCGGCAACCCGCTCAGGCCGACGCTGGTGTTCGTCCCCGTCGAGGTCCAGGTCGCATTGCACGCGCTGTTGTTGCTGGTGTCGATGCAGTACTCGTAACTCGCGGCGCCACTACTCGTGCCCCACGACAGCGTCGGGCTCGTCGATTGCCCTGTGGCGCTATTCGCCGGGCTCGTATGACTGAACGCCCCTGGGGCCGCCACCTGCGTGGTGAAGCTCCAGAAGGTGGCGGAGTTCCCTTCCGCGTAGGTGGTACCGCCAGGATTGATCGCACGCACATGCCAGTAGTGCGCCGTCCCCGCCGGCAGCCCGCTCAGGCCCACGCTGGTGTTGGTGCCGGTCGAGACCCAGGTCGTGCAAGCACTGTCGTTCGTCGTATCGATGCAGTACTCGTAACTGGCCGCGCCAGTGCTCGCGCCCCACGACAGCGTCGGGCTCGTCGATTGCCCTGTGGCGCTATTCGCCGGGCTCGTATGACTGAACGCCCCAGGGGCGGCCACCTGCGTCGTGAAGCTCCAGAACGTGGCGGAGTTCCCCTCGGCGTACGTGGTCCCGCCGGGGTTGATCGCCCGCACGTGCCAGTAATGCGCCGTGCCGGCAGGCAAGCCGCTCAGGCCGACGCTGGTGTTCGTCCCCGTCGACGTCCAGGTCGCGTTGCACGCGCTGTTGTTGCTCGTGTCGATGCAGTACTCGTAACTCGCGGCACCAGAGCTGGCACTCCACGACAGCGTCGGACTCGTGGACTGTCCCGTCGCCCCATTTGCCGGACTCGTGTGGCTGAACGCGCCGGGCAGCGGCGCACCACAATCAAACGCCGTCAGCCGGACCACGACCGTGTCCACAGACCAGCCGAAGGTGCCGTAGACAGCGTCCGAGCCGATGCGCCACCGCAACTGAATGTTCTGGCTCTGCGAGGCTGCCGGAAGGTTTACGACAGTGGTGATGTATCCCCCTGAGATGCTGGTCCACACCGATCGCGTAGGAGTGAATGCGCCACCGCTGGTGGACGTGCCGTTGTATCCCCCACTCACGAAGCTCCCGCCGGCCGTCACGATGTCCTGAAACGCCCCACCGGCAATGGAAATCTCAAGCACGCCACCGTCCCAGCCGGGCTCCATCTCGTACGCGTGCCTGAAGGTCAGCGTGGCCGCGCCTGCCGGCATCGCGATGCTCGGCGACACCAACACGCTGTGGCTGGCCGAACCGAGGTCCGTGGCAAATGCGCGGTTGGGCGCAGTGTCTGGCTTCGTCACGCTCGTCGCCCACAAATTCGCCGTGCCCGACAACGTGCTCGTGGTCCATCCTGCGGGCAGCGCAGGCGCGCCCACGCCGTCGAAGTTCTGCGAGAGGATGACCACCGGGCTGCCCACCTGGAACGCATACGTCAGGTTCTTCGACGGTCCGCCGCTCTCGGTGATCCCGAGCGTCGCGGTCAACGTGGCACTGCACGCCGCGCTCACCGTGAACGAATAGGTGCGGCACTCCGACGCACCGGCGCCAATCGTGCCGTAGCTCTGCGCGCCCGACGGCGACGACACGCCGCCACTCGCCGCCAGTGTGCCCGTGACGCTGCCGCTGGTGCTCGGGCCGTTGTTCACGATGCACAGCGACACACTCACCACTTCGGTGGGGTCGATCCGCGAGTTCGGAATGGACTCGGCCGTGAGCGACGATGAGCCGGAGACGAGGCCGGGAAGATCAAAGGCCTCGACCACAGTCCCGGTGTTCGGATTGACGATGAGCGCGCTGGCGCCCATGCCGCGCGTGGCGAATCCCGCCCAGATGTCGGCGATGTCGGCCGCCGTGCCGCCGCCGGCGTTCGCGGCCGCGAGAATCGAATCGCGCCCCTGCAGCAGCGTGGGGTTCCACGGATCCAGCTTCATGCCGTCGGTCACGAACTGCAGGATGCGCTGGTTGCCGGTGGCCCAGCCCAACCGGTTGATGAAACGGGCGCGCACTTCGAACAGCGCCGCCGCCCATACTTCGCCGATGTTGTGCACCTGGAACGCCGTGGCCGACCCGATCGGACCCCGTGCGTATGCGCCGTCCGTCAGGTTGATCTGCGCCGGGTCGATATCGGCAAACGTCAGCGGGTTGTGCGGCTTGCCGTTGCTCCCCAGGTTCGTTTTCACCGCGTGCGGGAAGCGCCGGATCCCGTAGTAGTAGTTGTCGGTGAACCCGGCAACCATCAGGTTCGTGACATAGCCGCCCATCGAATAGATGCCGTTCACGTCTTCCGCCGCTGTGGAGAGGATGGCGCGCGCGTAGAAATCGGACCACCCCTCGCCCATGCCACCCGACATGGTCGCGAGCAGCCCGGACGCGTTGCCGTGCAGGCGGTTCGACGTGCCGTGCGTCAGCTCGTGCAGCAGGACGTCGTGATCGAGGCCGGACGTCCGGTCCGGCGTCGGCCCCGTGAACACATACATCTGCATGCGGCCGCTGGTGCCATCCGGCAGTGTCGAAAAATTGGCGTTGTTGGTGCCCGAGTAGTCCTGCGCCTCAGCGCGCACCCGGTCTCCGGCCACACCGCCGCGTCCGAAATTGTCGTTCTGGAAATTGCCTGCGGCCTCCGTGAACCCGAGCAGGTACAGCTGATCGTGGTACTTGTTGGTCCAGTAGAACTGGTTGATGACTTCTCCCACCCGGTAGTTGTTGGTGCTCGGCGCGTCAACAGCCGGGTCGTACGTGGAATTAAACACGCGCAGCGCGCCGGCAGCGACGACCTCGATGCCGTCAGGGGAGACGAGGTCGAGACCGGCCTGCACGTTGTTGCCGTCGGTCCAGCCGTTGCCGCCATTCACGCCGTCGGTCATCCACCCCAGGTTGTTGAACGACAGGGGCCCTTCGTTGCCGATGAGCGTGAGGGGTGACCGCAGGATGTACGGAGCCTGGGTGCCCGACCCCGGCAGCATCGTGCTTGGCGACATCGGTGCGGGGCTGTCGTCGTTGTAGACGTGGTACGTGGCCGACTGCGTCTGGTAGTTCGTCGCGTTCTTGCGGAAGAGCACCGTGCCGTCTTCGGCGTCAATCAGGATCAGGAACGCGTCGGGGTCGCCCCAGAGTTCCATCGCCCACGCGAGGCGCGCCGCGCCATGCGCCACGGGGAAATACACCAGCCACGCGCGCGCGTCCCCCGCCATCGTGCCTCGCGACACCATGGTGCTGCCGTTGCGGCCCGGCGATTGGTGCAGGGCCGACGCCTCCTGCGTCCAGCCCACACTGCCGGCCGCGCGCGCCACCGCTTGCGCCGCAGTGAACGCCGAGGTGGTCGCAAGACTGCCCGGATCAAATACCGACGCCAGTGTGCCGGTGGTGCGCGCCAGTTCCCCTTGAGCCGTGAAGCCGCCGCGGACCAGGCCCTGGAACACGGGGATGCCGTTGATGGACTGCTCGAACTCCACCCAGGCCATGTTGCCGGATGGGTTTGCGTAGTTGGAGAGCAGCGAGAGTGCATCCGCCTCGACCGCCGACACGCCGTAGGCATCCGAGTAACGCGACAGGAACGTGCGCATCGCGCCCACACGGTCGGGCGAAGGCCCGGTCAGAAATCCCGTGCCCGGTCGTGCGCTCACCACTTCGAGGGTCCCCAGGGTGGAACTCGACACGACGTCCACGCCGCTCATGTCGGCCTGAAGTGCGGCCAGGCCCTCGGCGCGCGCGGCCGATCGCAACTGCCGCCCGGCTGCAGCGGCTGACGCCGCCCGCTCCACATACCCGGCAGCTGCGGTGCTGCGCTCCGTGCGGATGTCGAAGTTCGGCAGCGCGCTGGTGTCGATCAACTGCGCCCCGGTGCCGTCCACCAGCAGCGCGGCGACGACTGTGACGAACGCGGCAACGCGCCACGGGAGGCGGCGCCGGGGAATGGCGGGAGTTGTGTGGGTCATGGCAGGGGCCTTCGTACGGCCGCTATTGTACAAGGCCGGATTAAAACGACCTCTGAGGTAATTACCTCAGAGGTCGTTTTCAGAGGCCGCGATCGCCTACCGAACCACCACCGTCACACTCCGCGAGTCTTCCCACCGTTCGGTGCGCTGGTTCCACGCATACGCAGTGAGCGTGTACGAGCCCGGCGCCAGCTTGGCAGTGAGCGCGAAGCGGTCACGGTCAAGCGTGGCAGCACCAAGGAAGACCGGCGAAGCCGCTCCAGGAACCCCGGGACCCCAGGCCCCCAGGACCCCAGACTCGTTCACGCGCGTAGCCCAAACGTGAACCGCATCGATGCCAGCCCCAATGGCGGCCTGCGGGTCGGCCGCGGCGCCTGTGACCCTGACCTCGCCCGCGCTGTGGCCCTCCGCCGCCAGCTCCATCCGAATCTGGCGCTCGCCGTCCACCGCCTTCGGACGTTCCACCACGGTCACCTTCACCGTGATGCGATCGCCGCCGCGGATAAACGCGAGTTCATACGTGCCCGTGTAGCCGGGCGGCGGCATCCACGCAAACTGCGGGCCCGTCAGCGACGCGCCCACCGGCAGCGGATGCAGCTTGCCTTCCGCCACCAGGTATCCGGCCTCCACATCCGTGCCCAGCCAGAGCTCCATGCGACTCAGTTCCGGCAACCGCACCGCAAACGACGCGTCGTCGCCCGCGTGCATCGCGGCCCACGGCGCAGACAGGTTGAACCCGGTCCGGCCCCACACGCCGTCGACGGCCAACTG from Acidobacteriota bacterium encodes:
- a CDS encoding M36 family metallopeptidase — protein: MTHTTPAIPRRRLPWRVAAFVTVVAALLVDGTGAQLIDTSALPNFDIRTERSTAAAGYVERAASAAAAGRQLRSAARAEGLAALQADMSGVDVVSSSTLGTLEVVSARPGTGFLTGPSPDRVGAMRTFLSRYSDAYGVSAVEADALSLLSNYANPSGNMAWVEFEQSINGIPVFQGLVRGGFTAQGELARTTGTLASVFDPGSLATTSAFTAAQAVARAAGSVGWTQEASALHQSPGRNGSTMVSRGTMAGDARAWLVYFPVAHGAARLAWAMELWGDPDAFLILIDAEDGTVLFRKNATNYQTQSATYHVYNDDSPAPMSPSTMLPGSGTQAPYILRSPLTLIGNEGPLSFNNLGWMTDGVNGGNGWTDGNNVQAGLDLVSPDGIEVVAAGALRVFNSTYDPAVDAPSTNNYRVGEVINQFYWTNKYHDQLYLLGFTEAAGNFQNDNFGRGGVAGDRVRAEAQDYSGTNNANFSTLPDGTSGRMQMYVFTGPTPDRTSGLDHDVLLHELTHGTSNRLHGNASGLLATMSGGMGEGWSDFYARAILSTAAEDVNGIYSMGGYVTNLMVAGFTDNYYYGIRRFPHAVKTNLGSNGKPHNPLTFADIDPAQINLTDGAYARGPIGSATAFQVHNIGEVWAAALFEVRARFINRLGWATGNQRILQFVTDGMKLDPWNPTLLQGRDSILAAANAGGGTAADIADIWAGFATRGMGASALIVNPNTGTVVEAFDLPGLVSGSSSLTAESIPNSRIDPTEVVSVSLCIVNNGPSTSGSVTGTLAASGGVSSPSGAQSYGTIGAGASECRTYSFTVSAACSATLTATLGITESGGPSKNLTYAFQVGSPVVILSQNFDGVGAPALPAGWTTSTLSGTANLWATSVTKPDTAPNRAFATDLGSASHSVLVSPSIAMPAGAATLTFRHAYEMEPGWDGGVLEISIAGGAFQDIVTAGGSFVSGGYNGTSTSGGAFTPTRSVWTSISGGYITTVVNLPAASQSQNIQLRWRIGSDAVYGTFGWSVDTVVVRLTAFDCGAPLPGAFSHTSPANGATGQSTSPTLSWSASSGAASYEYCIDTSNNSACNATWTSTGTNTSVGLSGLPAGTAHYWHVRAINPGGTTYAEGNSATFWSFTTQVAAPGAFSHTSPANSATGQSTSPTLSWGASTGAASYEYCIDTTNDSACTTWVSTGTNTSVGLSGLPAGTAHYWHVRAINPGGTTYAEGNSATFWSFTTQVAAPGAFSHTSPANSATGQSTSPTLSWGTSSGAASYEYCIDTSNNSACNATWTSTGTNTSVGLSGLPAGTAHYWHVRAINPGGTTYAEGNSATFWSFTTQVAAPGAFSHTSPANGATGQSTSPTLSWGASSGAASYEYCIDTVNNSACDASWTSTGTNTSVGLSGLPAGTAHYWHVRAINPGGTTYAEGNSATFWSFTTQVAAPGAFSHTSPSNSATGQSTSPTLSWGTSAGAASYEYCVDTTNDSACTTWFSTGTNTSVGMSGLAAGTAHYWHVRAINPGGTTYAEGNSATFWSFTTQVAAPGAFGHTSPSNSATGQSTSPTLSWGTSTGAASYEYCIDTTNDSACTTWVSTATSTSVGLSGLAAGTPHYWHVRAINPGGTTYAEANSATFWSFTTQVAAPGAFSHTSPANGATAQSTSPTLSWGASTGAASYEYCIDTTNDSACTTWVSTGTNTSVGLSGLAVGTAHYWHVRAINPGGTTYAEGSTSTFWNFTTQVAAPGAFTHTSPSNGAIGQSTSPTLAWGTSSGAASYEYCIDTVNNSACDASWTSTGTNTSVGLSGLPAGTAHYWHVRAINPGGTTYAEANAATFWNFTTLAVPAAFGHTSPANGATGQATNPTLSWGASAGAVSYEYCLDTNNNSACDTSWISTGATASVGLSGLGGGTAYYWQVRAINGSGTIYADGNLNTFWSFTTQVGAPGAFSHTSPANGATGQSTSPTLSWGTSTGAASYEYCIDTTNDSACTTWISTGTNTSVGLSGLPAGTAHYWHARAINPGGTTYAEGNSATFWSFTTQVAAPGAFTHTSPANSATGQSTSPTLSWGTSTGAASYEYCIDTTNDSACTTWVSTATSTSVGLSGLAAGTPHYWHVRAINPGGTTYAEGNSATFWSFTTQVAAPGAFGHTSPSNSATGQSTSPTLSWGTSTGAASYEYCIDTTNDSACTTWVSTATNTSVGLSGLAAGTAHYWHVRAINPGGTTYAEGNSATFWSFTTSALPPGAFGKTTPASGATGQPVNPVLSWNASSGAASYEYCYDTTNNNACDASWVAVGTSTSASVTGLPSNTTHYWHVRAINGAGTTYAEADATMFWAFTTGVPAPAFGQVDTPAQNATGVQGAIGVTGWALDDGGVSSVQIYRNCLAFEPGNCQTVLGNSVVYIGDAAFLAGARPDVAAAFPTHPQSGRAGWGYLMLTPMLPHVPNAQPFGGQGPLTLYIVATDSSANKTLLGRTFVPGPDFSTPTTFTMANDTIAKPFGAIDTPGQGQTIGGIFNNFGWVITPDLNTVADGTDILVPTNGSTMTVFIDGLPVSTVAYNQCRGTPGIPSPLVSTATTMCRTSSGTRRRC